The DNA segment CTTATTCGGTCTATAGCCGCATCAGTCGTTTTGCGCGGTTTGCTCACCCGCATTGCCGCCCGCCGCGGCCATCTGTGCGGCTTTTTGCTTTTTATAGCTCAATGCCGCCGCCGGAACCGGCATTACTTTCCCGGTTTCGATCCACGTGCGTAAACGACTGGCATCGGCAAAATGGGTGTACTTGCCGAACGCATCCATCACCACCAGCGCCACCGGTTTATTATTGATTACCGTGCGCATCACCAGGCAATGCCCTGCGGCGTTGGTGAAGCCGGTTTTAGTAAGCTGAATATTCCAGTTGTCGCGATACACCAGATGGTTGGTATTGCGAAACGGCAGCGTATACGCCGGGTTGGCGAAGGTCGCCATATCTTCACGCGTGGTGCTCAGTTGCCCAATCAGCGGATACTGCTTACTGGCGATAAGCAGTCTGGTGAGATCGCGCGCGGTCGACACGTTGTGAATCGACAAACCGGTCGGTTCCACAAAACGGGTCTGGGTCATACCCAGCGCTTTTGCCTTCGCGTTCATGGCGTTAATAAAAGCGTTATAGCCGCCCGGATAATGATGCGCCAGGCTTGCTGCGGCCCGGTTTTCCGAGGACATCAGCGCCAGCAGTAACATATCTTTACGGCTGATTTCACTGTTCAGCCGCACGCGAGAGTAGATCCCTTTCATCTCTGGCGTCTGGCTGATATCCACTTTCAGTTTTTCGTCCAGCGGCAGCCGTGCATCAAGCACCACCATCGCCGTCATTAATTTGGTTATCGACGCAATCGGACGCACCAGGTCCGGATGGTTCGAATAGATCACCTTATTGGTGTTCAGATCCACGATCATCGCACTACCGGAGGCAATCTCAGGTTGAGACGCCGCGGCAGTCGCCGCCGTTTTTGCCAGCGCTTGCGGCGCAAAAGGCACAGCCAGCATCAGCGCCAGGCTCAGTATGGAAACTCGGAATTTCAGCATGATGAGATTTCAGAAAATGGTTCACGCGTGATGACACGCACCGCCGGAGTCAGGATGGCTCAGGCTAGCAGGGGAATCATAGCGAGCTAATGACCTTGCCGCCAGAAGAGAATCGTCAGGAAATGCTGCATTGCTGGCTTTTGCACCAACAATGCAGCTCGGTAATCAGAACAAGCGATAGCCGTATCCCCAGAGGATGACGGTCAGCGCGAGCAGCACTTCCAGTACCAGTACGCCGATAGCCAGGGTCGAGCTGGAGAAACTCAGCCCTTCTTCCTTATTGATATTCAGGAATGTCGGAATGCCCAGATAGAGCAGATAGCCGGTATAGAACAGCGCTACCGTCCCGACAAATGCGCAAAGCCACACCAGCGGATACAGCGCCACCAGACCGCTGAGAAACAGCGGCGTCGCCACATAACCGGCAAACACCATACAGTGCGTCAAAGACGGACGCTGCGGATAATTCCGCGCCATCCACCAGATCACGCGCCCCATGATCGCCACGCCCGCCAGCATCACGGCATAGAACAGGACTGCCAGCACAAGGCCTGTAAACAGAGAAAGCTTCAGGATAGTGCCGTCGCCAAAATTCCAGCCGATTTGGGTCGTACCAATGAAGGCGCAAATGACCGGGATGGCCGCCATCAAAAGCACATGGTGGGTGTAGTGATGCGAAACCGTTTCGTTCTCGCTGTTGATCACCTGCATTTCACGATTGGGATGGGAAAACAGCCCCCAGACATGGTTCATACCGCCCCCTTGTTGTCAGCTGTGGACCTAACACTTCAAGTATAATTCAGCTTTGCGATTATTTATTGTACAGACAAAGAAATGCCGCCGCGCCTGATGGCCCTTTTTGAGCATCACGAATTCAGAGGGTGTATGCTTACATTCGTGGAGGTCATACAGACGTATGGATATAAACAGTCTTATTGCGCAATACGGTTATGCCGCGCTGGTGGTCGGGAGTCTGGCTGAAGGCGAAACCATCACCCTGCTGGGGGGCGTTGCCGCACATCAGGGATTACTCAAGTTCCCCCTCGTGGTCGTGGCCGTGGCCTTAGGCGGCATGATAGGCGATCAGCTACTGTATCTGCTGGGACGCCGCTTTGGTGGCAGGATCCTGCACCGCTTTGCACGTCATCGTGACAAAATTCGTCAGGCGCAGAAGATGATTCAGCGTCGCCCGTACCTGTTCGTGATCGGCACCCGTTTCATGTACGGGTTTCGCGTGATCGGCCCGCTGTTGATTGGCGCCAGCCATCTGCCGCCAAAGATATTTTTACCGCTGAATATCCTCGGCGCACTGGTCTGGGCGCTGATCTTCACCACCCTGGGTTATGTGGGAGGTGAAGTGGTCGCGCCATGGTTACATCACCTCGATCAGCATCTCAAACATTGGATCTGGCTGATTCTGGCGGTGGTGCTGGTGATCGGCGCTCGCTGGTGGCTGAAGCGCCGCAGTAAGGCGAAGAAGGCTCAGGAGTGATGATAGCCGCCGCCGAGCGCGCTGGTAAGCTGGATGGACGCATCCAGCCACTGACCTTGTAAAATCAGTCCGTTACCCTGCTCGCGCAGCGCGGGTATTCTGGCCTTGCTGACGAGAGAGCCAGCGATAATCCCGGCGTCATAGCGCGCCTGCGCCAGGCTGACCACCCGATCGGCATCATGTTCAATCTGCTGCTGATGCTGATTTTTCTGCATCAGCGTCGCCACCTGACTGGCCGTACGCGCCACCTCGTTCACCGCATCAACCACCGCTTTGTTATAACTGGCGATCGACAAATTGTTCTGCGCCTGGGCGATATCAAGGTTTGCATTCAGTCTGCCACTGTCGAAGATCGGCAGCGTCAGGCCAGCGGTCACGCCCATCTGTTGGGCGGAACTGCGGAACAGATCGCTCAGATGCAGCGCATCCTGTTGCAAAAAGGCCATCAGATTGATGTCGGGATAGAACGCCGCTTTCGCCGCCTCCACGCTGCTCATGGAGGATTCAATCACCCAGTGCGCCGCCTGTAAATCTGCTCTGCGCGCCAACAGGGCGTAGCCCAGTTGTCCTGGAAGCTGGCTCTCCACCTGCGGCAAGCTCACTTCATACAGTTTCAGCGACGCCGATTGCGTGTTGGTCAGCGCGCTCAGACGCGCCTCAATGACCTTCATCTTCCCGGCAACCTCATTCAACTGCTGCTGGGTTTTACTGTCATCGATATCCGTTTCCACGCCTTCTACCGAAGAGGTGATGCCGTTCTGATATAGCTGGCGATTGGTGTCAATGATATTGCGCTGTTCCTGTTCAATTTGGATCAGCAGTTTGCTGAGCGCCGCATCTGTTTGCCATTCCCAGTAAAGCCGCGTAACGCCGCTGGCTAGCAGCTGGCGGGTCTGCTCACGTTCAGCTTCCCGCGCTTTTACCGCCCCGATGCGCGCCGTCACTTCCGCGCGGTTCTTACCCCACAAATCGAGATCCCAACCGGCGGTCAGGCCAAACGTACCGTTGGTGTACCACGGTCCGGTCGTGCCTGCCGCCGGATCGGTGACGGCAAACGGCCCCATGAGCCCTTCTGCTGACATTTTCTGCCGTTCGGCATCCGCTGAAAGATCGACTTGCGGCCCCCCCTGGGCTTCGACCGCTTTAGCCTGCGCTTCGGCCAGCGAGATCCGCTGTTCCGCCACTTGCATATCCGGGGAACTGGCAATCGCGTTCTTCACTAACTCGTTCAACTGTGCGTCATGATAATCCTGCCACCACTGGCTCCCGGGCCACCCGTTATTCAGCGCCGGAGGCAGCGTTGAATCCACATGAGAGGCGGGAGGTTGCTGAGTCAGCGTCGGTTGGCTGTCATGCATGGGGGCACATCCCGCGAGCAAAACAGCCAGCGGAAAGCACGCTGTCAGCGCGTGAAAAGAGTAACGAGTCATGAAGATGTTCTGCGAAGAAAAGGTGTGCGGAGCTTACCCGTTGTTGTGAACGGTTTTTTAGTTACGCGTGGCATAACATCTTCGGCAATGAAAAGTCACACCTGGCAAAATATATTCCAGCGGAATATAAACACTTCAATAATATTAAACTTCAATCGACTGAATCGCGCGGGCAATATCCGGTGAATGATTTAACGCGCGAATATCCTGAAAGACATCCGTGGCCTCACGGTATTCCTTACGCAAATAACCCAGCCATTGTTTAATACGCGCAACGTGATATAAGCCGGTGTCGCCCTGTTTTTCCAGACGGGTATACTTTTTCAGTAGCTCAACGACCTGCGGCCATGGCATTCGCGGCTCGTTATACTTCACCACCCGACTGAGATTGGGAATGTTCAATGCTCCGCGACCAATCATCACCGCGTCACAGCCGCTAACGGCCAGACATTCCTGAGCGCTTTGCCAGTCCCAGATTTCACCGTTGGCAATCACCGGAATAGACAGCCGCTCGCGAATTTCGCCAATCGCCTGCCAGTTGATGTGCTCCGCCTTATAGCCCTGCTCTTTGGTGCGCCCGTGTACGACCAGTTCGCTCGCCCCGGCCTGCTGGACGGCATCCGCAATCTCAAACTTCTTGTCGCCGCTGTCCCAGCCCAGACGCACTTTTACCGTCACCGGTAAATGCGCGGGCACCGCTTCACGCATCGCTTTCGCGCCCTGGTAGATGAGTTCAGGATCCTTGAGTAACGTCGCCCCGCCGCCGCTGCCGTTCACCATTTTTGACGGGCAGCCGCAGTTGAGATCAACGCCGTAAGATCCCAGTTCCACGGCGCGGGCCGCATTTTCCGCCAGCCACTGGGGATACTGCCCCAACAGTTGCACACGGACTAAGGTGCCGGAAGGGGTCCGGCTGCCGTTGAGCAACTCAGGGCAGAGACGATGAAAGACTTTTACTGGCAAGAGTTGATCCACCACGCGCACAAACTCGGTGATGCAAAGATCATAATCATTCACTTCCGTCAGAAGTTCGCGCACCAGTGAATCCAGTACGCCTTCCATCGGCGCCAGTAAAACCCGCATATCGTCACCCGCAAAAAAAAAGAGGCGCTATCATAGCGCCTCTGTGCGATGAGCAAAACCTTTTGCCGGATGACGGCGCAAAGCGCCTTATCCGGCCTACATTCCATCCTGCTGGTAGGCCGGGCAAGCAAAGCGCCTACATTCCATCCTGTCGGTAGGCCGGGCAAGCGAAGCGCCCCCGGCAAAAGCCCTTTTTCTCAGCGTGGCAGAAGACAGTTATCTTCTTTCCAGCCGTACAGCCATTCCATGCCGCGATAAAACTCCGCCTGTGATTTACCTTTCCACAACAGATTTCGCACCTGGCGCTCCACGCCTGCCGCGTGATAGACGCGCCCCATTTCGCGGGTCGACCAGACAATGCGCGCCGTGCGTGGAATGCGCACCGACTCATACAGCGCAAAGGCTTTCGCCGCATCGCCGTCGCACTGCTCCAGCGCTTTACCCAGCGTGACGGCATCTTCCAGCGCCATACAGGCCCCCTGCGCCATGTACTGCGCCACCGGATGCGCGGCATCGCCCACCAGCGTGATACGTTCGGTGCCCCATTTCTCCACCGGTTCGCGATCGGCGGTTGACCAGCGACGCCAGGTCGTGGGTTTATCCAGCATCTGCCGCGGGCGTGGATGGATCCCGGCGAAATACGACAGCACTTCTTCCTTACTGCCGTCTTTCACGCCCCACTCCTCCTGATGACGACTGTGGAAGGTGACGACCAGGTTGTACTGCTTACCGCCGCGCAGCGGGTAGTGCACGAGGTGGCAGTGCGGTCCGGCCCAGAGCACTGGCGCGTTGATGCGCAGGTCTTCCGGCATATCCGCACAGTCAATGACCGCACGGTAGACTACGTGTCCGGTCACGCGCGGCGAATCGCCCAGCAGGCTCTGACGCACCACCGACTTCACGCCGTCACAACCGATCAGAATATCGGCGGTCCAGCTATTCCCTTGCTCGTCGAACACCGTTACGTCGTCCGCCGTCTGGCGAATGTCGACCACATTGGTCGAAGTCCGGTACTCAACGTTCGGATGCGTCAGTACTGATTCCCAGACGGAAGCGTGAATATCAACCCGGTGGATGACCGCGTACGGACCGCCGAAGTGGTCGCGAAAGGCCTGTCCGGTCTCGATGTGCACCACTTCTTCCGCGTTCACGGCATCCATCATGGTGATGTGATCGGTAAACACCGCACGCTGACGCGCGACATCGCCGACGCCGAGGCTGTCCAGCGCAGAGAAGGCGTTTGGACCGAGCTGAATACCCGCACCGATCTCGCCAATTTCATGGGCTTTTTCCAGCAGCATCACTTTGATACCCTGACGCGCCAGCGAAAGCGCGGTGGCTGCCCCGCCAATTCCGCCGCCGACAATAATTGCGCTCGTCACTTTAGCCATTGTCATTCTCCTTCTCAGGCTGAGATTTTATCTTGTTGATTTTCCGGGGCGGCGGCGATGAACGCCGGGAGCTGTGTGCAGGCGTCATACACGGCTTTGCAACGCGG comes from the Citrobacter amalonaticus genome and includes:
- the pbpG gene encoding D-alanyl-D-alanine endopeptidase, whose product is MLKFRVSILSLALMLAVPFAPQALAKTAATAAASQPEIASGSAMIVDLNTNKVIYSNHPDLVRPIASITKLMTAMVVLDARLPLDEKLKVDISQTPEMKGIYSRVRLNSEISRKDMLLLALMSSENRAAASLAHHYPGGYNAFINAMNAKAKALGMTQTRFVEPTGLSIHNVSTARDLTRLLIASKQYPLIGQLSTTREDMATFANPAYTLPFRNTNHLVYRDNWNIQLTKTGFTNAAGHCLVMRTVINNKPVALVVMDAFGKYTHFADASRLRTWIETGKVMPVPAAALSYKKQKAAQMAAAGGNAGEQTAQND
- a CDS encoding Yip1 family protein, with the protein product MNHVWGLFSHPNREMQVINSENETVSHHYTHHVLLMAAIPVICAFIGTTQIGWNFGDGTILKLSLFTGLVLAVLFYAVMLAGVAIMGRVIWWMARNYPQRPSLTHCMVFAGYVATPLFLSGLVALYPLVWLCAFVGTVALFYTGYLLYLGIPTFLNINKEEGLSFSSSTLAIGVLVLEVLLALTVILWGYGYRLF
- a CDS encoding DedA family protein → MDINSLIAQYGYAALVVGSLAEGETITLLGGVAAHQGLLKFPLVVVAVALGGMIGDQLLYLLGRRFGGRILHRFARHRDKIRQAQKMIQRRPYLFVIGTRFMYGFRVIGPLLIGASHLPPKIFLPLNILGALVWALIFTTLGYVGGEVVAPWLHHLDQHLKHWIWLILAVVLVIGARWWLKRRSKAKKAQE
- the mdtQ gene encoding multidrug resistance outer membrane protein MdtQ, encoding MTRYSFHALTACFPLAVLLAGCAPMHDSQPTLTQQPPASHVDSTLPPALNNGWPGSQWWQDYHDAQLNELVKNAIASSPDMQVAEQRISLAEAQAKAVEAQGGPQVDLSADAERQKMSAEGLMGPFAVTDPAAGTTGPWYTNGTFGLTAGWDLDLWGKNRAEVTARIGAVKAREAEREQTRQLLASGVTRLYWEWQTDAALSKLLIQIEQEQRNIIDTNRQLYQNGITSSVEGVETDIDDSKTQQQLNEVAGKMKVIEARLSALTNTQSASLKLYEVSLPQVESQLPGQLGYALLARRADLQAAHWVIESSMSSVEAAKAAFYPDINLMAFLQQDALHLSDLFRSSAQQMGVTAGLTLPIFDSGRLNANLDIAQAQNNLSIASYNKAVVDAVNEVARTASQVATLMQKNQHQQQIEHDADRVVSLAQARYDAGIIAGSLVSKARIPALREQGNGLILQGQWLDASIQLTSALGGGYHHS
- the dusC gene encoding tRNA dihydrouridine(16) synthase DusC; amino-acid sequence: MRVLLAPMEGVLDSLVRELLTEVNDYDLCITEFVRVVDQLLPVKVFHRLCPELLNGSRTPSGTLVRVQLLGQYPQWLAENAARAVELGSYGVDLNCGCPSKMVNGSGGGATLLKDPELIYQGAKAMREAVPAHLPVTVKVRLGWDSGDKKFEIADAVQQAGASELVVHGRTKEQGYKAEHINWQAIGEIRERLSIPVIANGEIWDWQSAQECLAVSGCDAVMIGRGALNIPNLSRVVKYNEPRMPWPQVVELLKKYTRLEKQGDTGLYHVARIKQWLGYLRKEYREATDVFQDIRALNHSPDIARAIQSIEV
- a CDS encoding 3-hydroxybenzoate 6-monooxygenase, with protein sequence MAKVTSAIIVGGGIGGAATALSLARQGIKVMLLEKAHEIGEIGAGIQLGPNAFSALDSLGVGDVARQRAVFTDHITMMDAVNAEEVVHIETGQAFRDHFGGPYAVIHRVDIHASVWESVLTHPNVEYRTSTNVVDIRQTADDVTVFDEQGNSWTADILIGCDGVKSVVRQSLLGDSPRVTGHVVYRAVIDCADMPEDLRINAPVLWAGPHCHLVHYPLRGGKQYNLVVTFHSRHQEEWGVKDGSKEEVLSYFAGIHPRPRQMLDKPTTWRRWSTADREPVEKWGTERITLVGDAAHPVAQYMAQGACMALEDAVTLGKALEQCDGDAAKAFALYESVRIPRTARIVWSTREMGRVYHAAGVERQVRNLLWKGKSQAEFYRGMEWLYGWKEDNCLLPR